One segment of Patescibacteria group bacterium DNA contains the following:
- a CDS encoding type II restriction endonuclease produces MPINKDLKKAILLGSNTARGGFRNEDDVVEKFNNWKTDEDAQKWLETMGYPIKEIERVEAIKLHGYKTDVQVQITIYLKKAISAENISIKLVSNPQGFNQVDKRWVENYIEMWEIPSDLARALKQFTGEILPENTDGLRDSRRLFLDEMNKAVQNKIIDFFTKNKILVVSDILKGRGKFSAGWMLVVLKSKDESRWVLKSINHAMNVFAEGEVRITPQGSLKIGKIGMQRKGGDGGRDSAKMLQFKINPVELFNK; encoded by the coding sequence ATGCCTATAAATAAAGATCTAAAGAAAGCGATCCTTTTAGGATCAAACACTGCTAGGGGTGGTTTTAGAAACGAAGATGATGTCGTTGAAAAATTTAACAACTGGAAAACTGATGAAGATGCTCAAAAGTGGTTAGAGACTATGGGTTATCCGATTAAGGAAATAGAGAGGGTCGAAGCAATAAAATTGCACGGCTATAAAACCGATGTCCAAGTTCAAATTACGATCTATTTGAAAAAAGCGATTTCGGCTGAAAATATTTCAATAAAACTTGTCAGTAATCCACAAGGATTTAATCAGGTTGATAAAAGATGGGTAGAAAATTATATTGAAATGTGGGAAATTCCTTCTGATTTGGCGAGAGCACTAAAGCAATTTACCGGCGAGATTCTCCCAGAAAATACAGACGGATTACGAGATTCCCGAAGACTATTTTTGGATGAAATGAACAAGGCAGTACAAAATAAAATAATCGATTTTTTTACAAAAAATAAAATTCTCGTAGTTTCGGACATTCTAAAAGGAAGAGGAAAATTTTCAGCCGGTTGGATGCTTGTAGTGTTAAAATCAAAAGACGAAAGCAGATGGGTATTAAAATCAATAAATCACGCAATGAATGTGTTCGCAGAAGGCGAAGTTAGAATTACTCCACAAGGTAGTTTGAAAATTGGTAAAATTGGCATGCAAAGAAAGGGTGGAGATGGTGGTCGAGATTCCGCAAAGATGTTGCAATTCAAAATCAATCCTGTAGAACTTTTTAACAAATAA